The genomic interval ATAGCATGGCGATGAACTATGACCGCTACCTGGCATACCTGGCCAACGCCGCCTATTCATATAAAGGGAAATATAACTTCAATGCAAGCATCCGTTACGACGGATCCAACCTGCTGGGGGAATCACGTACTGCCCGCTGGCTGCCCACCTGGAACGTGAGCGGCTCCTGGAACGTAGATACGGAAGATTTTATGCGGAACCAGAGCACGGTGAACAGGCTGACGCTCAGAGCCACCTACGGTCTTACCGGAAGTATGGGTAATGCCCGGAACTCGAGCGTGGTATTACAGAACCGCAGCACCGACCGCCCTTACCTTTCAGAAATAGAATCCTCCATTTATATCCAGAGCCTGGAGAATTCAGAGCTGACCTGGGAGAAACAATATGAAACCAATGTGGGTATTGACGCCGGCTTTTTCAAGGATAAGCTGACCATCACCGTGGATGGCTACCTCCGGAAAGGCTTTGACCTGATAGGCCCCATCCGGACCTCCGGTATCGGCGGGGAAAGCATCAAGATCGCCAACTACGGGGACATGAAATCGCATGGGGTGGAAGCCACTATCGCCTACAATATCGTCAATGAAAGCAAATGGGGCCTGCGCACGCAATTAACCCTGGGCTATAACAAAGGGAAGATCACCAACCTGCAGAACATCCCTATCATCTGGGACCTGGTAGTACCCGAAGGCGGAGCTACCGTTGGGCACCCGGTGCGGGGGCTTTATTCCATACCGTTTGAGGGGCTCAATCCTAAAGACGGTACACCGGTGTTCACTAATCAGGACGGCGTGAAAAGCGGTAATGTTTACCTGCAGAGCAACAAGATAGAGAACCTGGTATACAACGGTCCTGTTGATCCTACGCTGACAGGCGGCTGGTACAATACCCTTCGCTACAGCAATTTTGCCTTGTCGGCCCTGGTTACCTACAGCACGGGTAACAAGATCCGTCTGAATCCGGGCTTCAAACAAATTTATACCGACCTGGATGCCAGTTCAAATGACTTCCTGAACCGTTGGACCTTACCTGGCGATGAAAAACGCACCAATGTGCCTTCGGTGATGGATAAGTTAAGTCAGTCGCAGCTGAACGGCGCCAGTCCCTACAATAATTACAACTACTCTACCGCCCGTGTAGCAGATGGTGACTTTGTCAGGCTGAAGCAGGTATCGCTGTCTTATAACCTGCCGCCGAAATTAATACGCCCTGCAGGCTTTAACAACCTGTCTGTCAGTCTGGTAGCGAATAATGTCTGGCTGATCTATTCAGATAAACGGCTGAATGGCCAGGACCCGGAATTCTTCAATTCAGGTGGAGTAGCCCTGCCTATACCAAGACAGTTCACCTTCTCTCTAAAAGCAGGTTTATAACGAAAAACACAGGCAGATGAAAAATACAAGCTACTATATACTTTCTGCCGCCGTACTGTTCTCAACGGGATGCAGAAAATACCTGGAAACGGCGCCGGATCAGCGTACCCAACTTAATACAGTTGAGAAAGTGGCAGAGTTGCTGGTCACTGCCTACCCGCAGGCGGATTATGCCACCTTTACTGAGGCTGCGTCTGATAATGCGGCCGACAAAGGTACGGGCGGTACATTGAGCGAAGAGATCAACACCAACCCTTTCTTTTTCCGGGACGTAACGGAAAGAACCCAGGGTTCTCCAAACTATTACTGGAACGCCTGTTATCAGGCCATCGCTGCCGCCAACCAGGCACTGGATGCCATCAGCAAGGCAGACAATCCAGCCGACTACACTGCCCAGAAAGGCGAGGCACTGGTAGCAAGGGCCTACAACCACTTTATGCTGGTAACCCTCTTCTCTAAGATATATGATGCCTCTACGGCCAGTCAGGACCCTGGTGTACCGTACGTAACCACTCCTGAAAAGGTGGTGAATGGCAAGTACGAAAGGAAGACAGTCGCGTATGTCTATGAACAGATAGAAAAGGACCTGCTTGAGGGTATGCCGCTCATTGACAATACCTCTTACAAGGTGCCCAAATATCATTTTAACAAAGCGGCCGCCAATGCATTTGCTGCCCGTTTCTACCTGTACAAAAAGGACTACCAGAAGGTGATCAGTTATGCGAACAATGTATTTCCGGGCGGAAATATCAAGTCAAATCTGCGGCCCTGGGTGACAGTATACAGTCAGCTGACAGGTTCAGAAATGCTGGCCATTTATACAAAGGCAAGCGAGACTGCCAACCTGCTGCTGGTAGAAGCGCCTTCCGACTGGGCACGCTCCTATGGCTCTTACCGCTATGGCCTGCGTACAGACCTGGCATACTCCCTGTTCGAGTTCCGGAATGTAACCGGCGCTGACTGGGTGCAACCCCTGTATTATTCCGGTGGCAATACGGATAACTGGCTGATACTGAAATTCCGGGAGCACTTTGTGCGTTCGAGCGCTAATGCAAATATTGGCGTTCCATTTACCATTTTCCCACTGTTCACAGCGGAAGAAGTGCTGTTCAACCGCGCAGAGGCCAATACCTACCTGGGCAATTTTACAGCTGCCAAACAGGACCTGAACGACTACGCCAGCATGCGTATAGAAGACTATACGGCCAATTTCAGGATCACCGATTCCAAGCTGAAAAACTATTATGGCACCTCCGATATGAAGGCGGCCCTGATCAGCACTGTACTGGACTTTAAACAGGCTGAATTCATCCAGGAAGGTATGCGATGGTTTGATATACTACGTTATAACATACCCGTTACCCATACCAGTGTGACCGGCGAATCTGAAACACTGGCCCCGAATGATCCCCGCCGCCTGTTCCAGCTGCCGCAGGAAGTGGAACTGGCAGGTCTTGAACTGAATCCCCGTTAATCCGCTTAAACTAATTGACTATGAAACAAATGCATATAAAATTGCTCATGGCCTTTATCCTTTTAGGCAGTCTTATGGCCTGCTCTAAGGATGATAAAATTGACAGCGTAAACATTCCCGGACTGGGTGGTGAAACCTGGGAGAAAGGCCCGCTCGATTTCTGGATAGATTCAGTTTTTACCCGGCCCTACAATATAGAAGTGAAGTACCGGTTTGAACGCTACGAGCTGGCGATTAACAAAACACTCGTGCCGGTGAAGGAAGAGAAAGTGGAACCTGTCATGTCTACCATCCTGAAAACCTGGGCAGCACCTTATATCGCTGAAGCGGGAGAAACCTTCTTCAAGACCTACTGCCAGAAACAATTTGTACTGGTGGGGAGCCCGGAGTTCAATTCCAACAATACCATCACCCTGGGTACCGCTGAAGGCGGCAGGAAGATCGTGTTGTTCTGGCTGAACGATTTCAATATTACAGACAAACCATTTGTACGTGAAATGCTCCATACCATTCACCACGAGTTTGCACACATCCTGCATCAGACCATCTTATATCCGGTCGAATACAAACGCATTTCCACCGGTTATACCGGTAGCTGGAATGACTATACACTGGACGAAGCGCTGGAAAAGGGCTTTATTACCCAATATGCCCGCAGTGCGCCGGATGAAGACTTTGTAGAAATGGTATCTACCATGCTGGTAGAAGGTAAAAAGGGATATGAGGCCATCGTCGCTTCCGCACCTGCTGATGCCCGGCCCAAATTCCGGCAGAAAGAAGAGATCATTGTCCGTTACTTCAAAGAGAACTGGAACATTGATTTCTACAATCTCCAGACAAGGGTACAGGATGCAATTGATCATTTGTAAAACAGGAAACATGCTTCATAACAGACTATATATCATTCTGCTGGCAATACTTTTTGCAGGGTGTAAGAAAGATAAAACTACCTCGCTTTTCGGAGAGAAACCGGAAGAACGGATGGAAAAAGCACTGGCGGAATACAAAGCCACGCTCACAGGCAGTACCTATGGATGGAAAACAGTTGTTTATCCTGCTGCAGGTGGCGGCTATAGTTTCTATTTCAGGTTTGGCACCAACGACCGGGTCACTATGTACAGTGATGTTACACTCGACGCTGCAAGCACCGGTAAAGAAAGCACCTATCGCCTCAAAGCGGTACAAAGGCCTTCCCTGTTGTTTGACACTTATTCCTATCTGCACCTGCTGTCTGACCCGGATCCGAATGTTTACGGAGGACAAACCGGGTCGGGCTATTCAGTTGATTTTGAATATGCTATAGACAGTGTTTCGGCTGATACTATCAGGCTGACAGGCATCTCTTTCGACACAAAGATGATACTGGTAAAAGCTACCCAGGCAGAAGCGGAAGCATATGCCGCCGGTAGTTTTGCGAACCTGATCGCCGGGACGGAGAACTACATGTTGCAGAATCCCTGGCTGTATCTGCAATTCAGTGACGGAAAACGGCTGCAGGTGAGTATCAACACCTTTACCAAGACCTTTACCCTGATCTATATCGATGATGCAGACCAGGTACAGCTGCTGTCCACTCCTTACTATTATACGCTGAACGGCATTTACCTGCAGCAAGCGATCGTCTACGGAGGTAATACCTTTCATGAAGTGTTTTGGGACAGCGTGAAGAAGGTATTTTATGTAACTATTGATGGTCAACGGATAGAAGTAAAAGTCGCTCCCACGTCAGTAGTGCCTATGCACAGATTGTTGGGAGTGGACTTTTCTTCCCTTATCGTGCCTCCGCAGGAGTTACCGGGATGGTCGCCTACTTTTACAACGATCTATACCACTGCTGCCAGTTCAATGCAAAATGGTCCCTACAGGCTGACCCTTTATTACACGGAATTTGCTTTTGATGTGAGTCAACAGGTGATGAATGTGGACGTCTATATTATCCAGGATAATACCCTTTACCTGGCGCGATATCCATTCACATACACAAAGACTGCCAACGGTATATTCAACTTTACGGGACAGACCTTCGGAGGCAATGCAAGTGCCATTGCCAGTGACATGAAACCGCTGCTCGATTACATCCGTAACGACCGCTTTACGATGGATTTTATAGTGGATACGCAGGGCGGGAACGGAAAACTGGGGCAATTGAAAAGTGTGGAACATCCTGATTTCTACTTTACAGGATTCCCGCAATAAAATGATTCGATATCAGATGAGGATGCAGGAAGAGAATTGTGCCTCGTGAGCATTAGTTAGCAGCCTGCTGTCTCCATGAAGCAAAGAGGGCGTATCGACAAATACGATACGCCCTCTTTATGTCTTATATTTTTACTGATCTGCCGGTAGTATGACCGTAAATGTAGCCCCTTCGTCCAGCCGTCCTTCGGCCCGGATGGCGCCGTGATGGTTCTCCACGATCTTCTTGCAAAGGGCCAGCCCGATACCTGTACCGGCATATAGCCTTCCCTCATTCAGGCGCTGAAAGATAGTAAAGATCTTTTCTGCAAATTTCTGTTCGAACCCGATACCATTATCGCTGAATTCAAGTTTGACATAGTTGAGATCATTCTCTAATTCCGGGTAAGACGCCCGTTCAGACGCCTCCAACCTGGTAGCCGTAATTGTGATAAGTGGCTGTTTGTCAGAGAACTTCAGCGAGTTGCCTATCAGGTTGGTAAACAGCTGTACCAATTGTGAAGGAACGCCTTTTACCACCGGAAGGTCGTTATTGCTGATACGGGCCTGTTTCTGCTCAATCAGCAGATCAAAATCTGTTCTTACCTGTTGCAGGATGGTATTGAGATCTGTGGAGACAAACTGCGCATCTGTATTGGACAAGCGGGAATAATTCAACACATCATTGATCAGCTGCGCCATACGTGCCGCGGAAGACTGGATCTTTTCAAAATAGTTGTTTACCGGTATTCCTTTCTGCAGGCCATTCTGAAGCAGTTCAGAGAATGTCCTGATCTTACGCAGGGGTTCCTGCAGGTCATGACTGGCAATGTAGGCAAACTGCTCCAGCTCCGAATTCTTACGCAGCAATTCGGCGGTACGCTCTTCCACTTTCTTTTCCAGTTCATCTGCACTATGTTGCAATATGTCAATAGCCTGCTGATGTAAACGGGAGATCCTGATCTGTGCGCGCACCCTTGCCAGCAGTTCTTTTGCAGAAAAAGGTTTGGTCAGATAGTCATCGGCGCCAATATCATAGCCCTCAATCTTGGATTCCTCTCCCGCCCTTGCAGACACCAATATCACTGGTAATGAACTGGTTGCCGGCTCATGTTTAATATGGTGCAGGAGCTGGATACCATCCATTTCCGGCATCATGATATCGCTCACCACCAACTCCGGGGCATTTGCAGAGATCTTCTCCAGGGCGTCCCGGCCATTGGCCGCTGTATCAACTGTATATTGCTTTTCGAGCAGGCGTTGCAGATAATCGCGCATATCAGCATTATCGTCAACAACGAGGATGCGGGCTTTATCTTCCCCTTCGGGAACATTACCGTTAATACCCGTTCCATTTTCACGTCCCAGGTGCAAGGCCTCGTTGACATATGTTTCGCTCAACCCTGATGCATACACTTCGTAGTTGTTTTCCATGATCCTGTCTTCCGGCAGGTGAGCGTTGCCCAGCGGGATCATGACTGTAAAGGTGGTGCCGGTGCCTTCCTCGCTTTCTACAGTGATCCCGCCTCCATGCAGCAACACCAGTTCTTTTACGAGCGACAGGCCGATACCGGTGCCTTCGTATGTACGGCCCTTGGTATACCTGACACGGTGAAAGCGTTCGAACATATGAGGGATCTCCTCAGGGGGAATGCCAACGCCGGTGTCTTTCACGCGTAGTATAGCGTGGTTACCTGCCTGTTCCAGGGACACAGTAATACTGCCCTTCAGTGTGTATTTAAATGCATTGGATAAGAGGTTGAGTAAGATCTTCTCCCACATGTCCCCGTCTACATAGGCACTTGTTGTCAGGGGGCTACAGTTTACAATGAACTGAAGTCCCGCGTGCTCTACTGCGGCCCTGAAAGTGCTGGCAATATCTTCGGTGAGCGTAGACAGGTTCACCGGGAAATAGCGTGCCTGTACCCTGTCTGCTTCAATGCGGCTGAAGTCCAGCAATGTATTTACCAGGCGAAGCAGTCGTAAAGCGTTACGGTGTGTGGCCATGACATGCGCTTCCTGCTCCGCGTTAAGGCTGCCTTCCCGCTGGGCCAGTAGTTCCTCCAGTGGCCCCAGCATCAGTGTGAGCGGAGTCCTGAATTCGTGACTAATATTGCTGAAAAAGGCTGTTTTTGCCCGGTCTATTTCCATGAGCGCTTCCGCCTTTTTACGGGCTTCTTCGACCGTATGTACATTTACGATACCACCTGCTACCTGGTCGGCCACCAGCTGGAAAAAACTGCGGTACTTTTCATCCAGCTGCCGGTAAGGGCTTAAGCCAACTATCAGCAGGGCGAAGGGGCATTCCTGGCCGCTTTGAACAATAGGTATCACTAATGCCTTGTCGGGGCTGACCGTCCAGCTACCTGAAGGCAAGAGTCCGTATTTATCCTTTAACCCGTTAACGATCAGGGATTTATTTTCACGAATAACCTCATTGAACTTCCAGTCGGCAGACAGGCTGGATTCGAGTTGCAGCATTGCCGGCAGTACAGTTTCGCCGATAGAAACATCTGTCTTTCCCGCCATTTCGAGGGTACCTGCTTTCAGGTCTGCACGATAAATACAGGCA from Chitinophaga filiformis carries:
- a CDS encoding RagB/SusD family nutrient uptake outer membrane protein, which codes for MKNTSYYILSAAVLFSTGCRKYLETAPDQRTQLNTVEKVAELLVTAYPQADYATFTEAASDNAADKGTGGTLSEEINTNPFFFRDVTERTQGSPNYYWNACYQAIAAANQALDAISKADNPADYTAQKGEALVARAYNHFMLVTLFSKIYDASTASQDPGVPYVTTPEKVVNGKYERKTVAYVYEQIEKDLLEGMPLIDNTSYKVPKYHFNKAAANAFAARFYLYKKDYQKVISYANNVFPGGNIKSNLRPWVTVYSQLTGSEMLAIYTKASETANLLLVEAPSDWARSYGSYRYGLRTDLAYSLFEFRNVTGADWVQPLYYSGGNTDNWLILKFREHFVRSSANANIGVPFTIFPLFTAEEVLFNRAEANTYLGNFTAAKQDLNDYASMRIEDYTANFRITDSKLKNYYGTSDMKAALISTVLDFKQAEFIQEGMRWFDILRYNIPVTHTSVTGESETLAPNDPRRLFQLPQEVELAGLELNPR
- a CDS encoding putative zinc-binding metallopeptidase, which gives rise to MKQMHIKLLMAFILLGSLMACSKDDKIDSVNIPGLGGETWEKGPLDFWIDSVFTRPYNIEVKYRFERYELAINKTLVPVKEEKVEPVMSTILKTWAAPYIAEAGETFFKTYCQKQFVLVGSPEFNSNNTITLGTAEGGRKIVLFWLNDFNITDKPFVREMLHTIHHEFAHILHQTILYPVEYKRISTGYTGSWNDYTLDEALEKGFITQYARSAPDEDFVEMVSTMLVEGKKGYEAIVASAPADARPKFRQKEEIIVRYFKENWNIDFYNLQTRVQDAIDHL
- a CDS encoding DUF4302 domain-containing protein — translated: MLHNRLYIILLAILFAGCKKDKTTSLFGEKPEERMEKALAEYKATLTGSTYGWKTVVYPAAGGGYSFYFRFGTNDRVTMYSDVTLDAASTGKESTYRLKAVQRPSLLFDTYSYLHLLSDPDPNVYGGQTGSGYSVDFEYAIDSVSADTIRLTGISFDTKMILVKATQAEAEAYAAGSFANLIAGTENYMLQNPWLYLQFSDGKRLQVSINTFTKTFTLIYIDDADQVQLLSTPYYYTLNGIYLQQAIVYGGNTFHEVFWDSVKKVFYVTIDGQRIEVKVAPTSVVPMHRLLGVDFSSLIVPPQELPGWSPTFTTIYTTAASSMQNGPYRLTLYYTEFAFDVSQQVMNVDVYIIQDNTLYLARYPFTYTKTANGIFNFTGQTFGGNASAIASDMKPLLDYIRNDRFTMDFIVDTQGGNGKLGQLKSVEHPDFYFTGFPQ
- a CDS encoding ATP-binding protein → MELTKTVIPEFLTGGGEMGELIRSRDWSETPLGPAETWPQSLKTCMRIILTSRQPMFVWWGPDLINLYNDAYRSILGGKHPEVLGMPARDVWKEIWDQVGPRAATAMQENEGTYDESLLLIMERNGYPEETYYTFSYSPVPGDTGGPGGIICANTDDTQRIIGERQLMTLKDLGKHLPDSTSDEDVYRRTITVLKENPADFPFACIYRADLKAGTLEMAGKTDVSIGETVLPAMLQLESSLSADWKFNEVIRENKSLIVNGLKDKYGLLPSGSWTVSPDKALVIPIVQSGQECPFALLIVGLSPYRQLDEKYRSFFQLVADQVAGGIVNVHTVEEARKKAEALMEIDRAKTAFFSNISHEFRTPLTLMLGPLEELLAQREGSLNAEQEAHVMATHRNALRLLRLVNTLLDFSRIEADRVQARYFPVNLSTLTEDIASTFRAAVEHAGLQFIVNCSPLTTSAYVDGDMWEKILLNLLSNAFKYTLKGSITVSLEQAGNHAILRVKDTGVGIPPEEIPHMFERFHRVRYTKGRTYEGTGIGLSLVKELVLLHGGGITVESEEGTGTTFTVMIPLGNAHLPEDRIMENNYEVYASGLSETYVNEALHLGRENGTGINGNVPEGEDKARILVVDDNADMRDYLQRLLEKQYTVDTAANGRDALEKISANAPELVVSDIMMPEMDGIQLLHHIKHEPATSSLPVILVSARAGEESKIEGYDIGADDYLTKPFSAKELLARVRAQIRISRLHQQAIDILQHSADELEKKVEERTAELLRKNSELEQFAYIASHDLQEPLRKIRTFSELLQNGLQKGIPVNNYFEKIQSSAARMAQLINDVLNYSRLSNTDAQFVSTDLNTILQQVRTDFDLLIEQKQARISNNDLPVVKGVPSQLVQLFTNLIGNSLKFSDKQPLITITATRLEASERASYPELENDLNYVKLEFSDNGIGFEQKFAEKIFTIFQRLNEGRLYAGTGIGLALCKKIVENHHGAIRAEGRLDEGATFTVILPADQ